Below is a window of Penaeus monodon isolate SGIC_2016 unplaced genomic scaffold, NSTDA_Pmon_1 PmonScaffold_13938, whole genome shotgun sequence DNA.
aggtcatgtctacggaaagtaatcttAGCAATGTTAGTAGAGGACTTAGGCGGTCTCTAGGGGATGTGGTGAACCACTGTACTGATATTGCATCATAGCCCACGAGGCAGGCGcataggtcttctccacaatctgaccaattcttGTCGTagttctggtacaagtattgagggagggatgaggccgGGCAGGgatgggtttgccagtgaagtctgtcagggttgataatgctttagcttaGGATTCGGATGTAACTGACAAGGCGGGAACGATCGGGGTGGCtgtggaaggaaactttgcctacttatttttggaggcattgttggaagaggagagtgttgtcagagtaaggggctgtagaggGGATCACAAAATATCAAACCCATTTGGCTAGGCTAACCAGAGTACCCAAAAGATTTGTAGAGGTGAGGGTAGTAGAAGAACGGTGTCTTGTGGAAAAGGGAGAGGCGTCGAGTGAAGAAGTACTGCGGAGATGGATAATAAGGCTGCAAAGTagtattaagggaggagggggtagtagatgATAATTCATGTTGCTGGGAGAGAAGGAATGTTTCCTGGAGTTGAGTAATGTCCTGGGAGGATGATTTGAACCGGAGTGAGGTGATAGTAGACGTTGAGCAGGGGGTAGTAGTAGTGTTCAGTAGAGCCTGAGGTCAAGGAACTGAGGGAAATAAAATCAGTGGGGCTAATTGATCAAGTGACAAGCCTCAAATAATGTTCATGGTAAACCTGgtgtatgttggggagagaaacggTCCATCCCTTAGGGCCCCCTTGAGGAGTAAAAGCTAAAcaactaaacaggggaataccgtgcccctggctcccccaggccgttcatgactgacaTAAAgttagcctttcatcctttcaacatgtatcacaccttaggaagtgaaaggataaggggttggagaagagacagaaatggagaggggaagaagagaagaccgTGCAAAATTAATTGAGCCGAGGGTTAAGACCCAAGGTAAGGGTGATCCATGGCATTTGgtctcagtctccatctcctaagacCTTCACAGCAGCAACAGGCAAGGAATTGGGGAGCGGGAATAGGAGAAGAATCCAGGGGATGagataagggaacaggggaagatggtgaagtatcaggaagaatgtcaggaggaaAAGGTTCTGGAGGACATTGTTGTGAAATAAGGGAGTCACCTGAGCATCCCGGTGGGAGCGGTAAGgataatggagaaagaagagggaatggtgcacatggagaagggaaggagagggattgttgagagagagtgggtggaagACGGTAGGGGGACcctgaggagaaggaagattgaTAACGACAATCACTTTGAATGTAGAGGGAATAGGAATAAAGAGATTGGAGGGTGGGTGAAGTAGAGGAGCGTTTTCTTGGGTCGTGTATAGGAAGTTTTAAATGTCATCAAGAATTTCTGGAGGGGATTttgtggggaggtctgagaaaataagattttcttataagaagaggggatagatgtGCAGGGAGCAGTggaagaggtgggtgtaggagagatGTGGTAGAAGATGGGGCCGAACGTTTAAATTTTCCAGGCGGCAGataaagtgaggaggagaggtaggcattagggaagtggtagagattggagtatctggagagagggagtagaggtagTATGGTTCagagtagagggaagagatactggaGTAGATGCTGAGACATTTtaagaagatggggggggagataggtagaaagagaaaaaccttgtaGGCATGCTTCCTAGAGTGAGGCTTACTTTCCaactgagaactgctacctcagattcatgggagccaccacaactggCACACGTGCGTGACTGAGTAGAGCAATTTGAACTATGACTATGCACATAGACGGCAGTGGGCTGCGGAGCAACAGTGTTTGGGTGGGTGCAacggcgtcatttcagctttttcttggtGGGGGAGGCGGGAAGCTTGGTGAGGGAAGTAAGTTCAGTTTCTGGAGTGCTGTGAGCAtgccccctgaaaaaaaattaattagctaTTCTAGGAGCATTTTTAAGCCACAACCAGAGCTATAGAGGTGTATTTGGGCAAAAAAATCATGAGAGTGTAATccttggggggtgaggggggcaagccagaccttgagggggCAATCAGAGTCTGGGGgcaattgccccccccccatacGACACCCCTAGCTGGGTAGCCAAACACCAACATTTCTGGCACTGACGGGGAAGAGGTTGATATAGTCAAACAGAGCAGGACACCGCCAATAAAGtcttcatgggggaggtcatgtctatggaagctTATTACTGGCCTCTGGGAAGATTAATGCAGCACTGTACTGTTGCTGCATCACAGTCAGCGAGGTGGGAAGAACACAGGAAGCTTTAATAACATCAGAGGTCTTGCAGATTTATTGGTTTTAACCTTTAACCCTTAATAACATTGGAGTAGATAATTGGCTGACTTGGGTATCAGTATGTCATGCACTGGAATcaaattgttttatttacaagTTAATTGTGGTCAGAGAAGGGTGTGAGTACGAGTATGAATGTGAGCAGAAGtgtatatatgagtttgtgtgtgaataaCTGAGAGCAAAAAAGAATGTAGACTGAGAGGATATCTGTTGCCAGTGGGTTAAGAGAGAAGGACAAACCTTCTGAGATGAAGTACCTATTCTGATATCAAAGAAGGCTTTTCTTAATTGGCTATTTTTTATATGACGGGTGTTTTAGGAGCAGTTATCACCAAAACAACTTACATCAAATTTGTTTCTTGATTAATCCATTCAAGCCAGGTAATTGCACTATCCACTGTAATTTTGACATTCCTTGATATCCCcactgcttgatttttttttggaaagttttatttctaatgctataaatatcattactgttattattactattgttgttaagtGATGGGATTATTATGCTCCtatcaataaaaatagcaataataattttttttctagaaatcaaggaaaaaggtaaatagatcAGATCAGCTAcaactagtaattgactccttgatgactaTGTTCTTGTGGGGCCATCTATGTGTGAgcaaaattaataaactaaaatcacagtggacatggcatgtatgggCATACATTTCAGCATCAGTGGATTAATAATGATGTCATATCAAGGCATAAGTTGGACTCTGGACATCACACCTAATAAAAGTTTTCTACcactaagaaaaaattaaaaattaattttgaacTATGTCTATGTCTGCGGTATATTTAACTTAACTTTATGTGGAAGatctttgtctttcattctcattatttgttgaaaatggataataaaacaaacaaaataaaaacatctttttatatataaactgctTGCTGtacatatttcttatataaagatatatatatatatatatatatatatacaaacaaatggtGACATATCAAATCGAAGTCTAAAGTAATCATCTCAAGAGAAATAGCTTCTCATGTgggcaaaaattttatataatagttgCATGTTGAACACTGACTACTCACAATactttataaaagaatataataactaatacacTTTTATACCTACAATAATTGgggaaattatgatataaataaacattaaactCTTACTTgaaaatgtttttacttttttcttggaacttcatctttatctttatctttttgtagGTTAACATAGAGTTTAGTGACATTATCCTCAGATTTAAGTCTCCCCTGGAATTCCAAGCAACGACGTGATTCTTCTGATGATACTTTATTCTCCCATAATGTGAGGAGGTTCATTCCACTGCTACGGCCCATGGGTGCTAGAGGAGGTGGAattgttcttcttctcttgctatctggTAAAGAGAGGTCCCCTGCTGTATGTTTGCCTCCTCCACCAGACCCAAACTCAGCCTTGTCTCTATCTGCAACATAGTTACAGTCGTCTAATTCCTTCAGTGCCTGATCAATGTCAACTTTCTCATCTCCTTTGTATTCTGGGGTTGCAGCTTTGTTGTGACATTCCATCAGGCATTCAAGAACTTTTTCATGTGCTGGAGTATGAAGATGGAGCTGGAGGTATTGTTCAAGCTCTGCCCACACTGCCCTATACTGGTCCTCTCgtttcattcccttccctctctgccctgccatgggagatgggagagggtctCCTCGAGCTTCCATGTTCATCAGATACAGAATCACCTGCTTGCATTCAACCACTTCATCCTCTGTTAGATTGTCTTCTAGCATTAATGCTGCCAGAGGTTCAATCTGAGGACCCAAATTGAAAAGTGATGTTGAAGACAATGTTATTGGCCAGTACTTAGTGTGTCTGTTAAGTTGTTCTTTGCTCCGCTCAAGTGGTGTCAAGCTCTCTTCACTTTCTGATGTGGGTGCTGGAAATGGGGCTAATTTATTTGCTTTAATTAGTTCTCCAAAATCAGGAATCCTGTAGTCAGTAACCCTGCCTCCACATCCCTCACTGATTGACGGTGGATCTTCCAGTATACTACGTGAAGTGTACATagtgtgaatataaatatctcCTCCATGGCAAGCCAGCATGTGTGATATGACTTTACTTCCTGACTTGCGTGGCATTTCCAACATAACCCATCGTCCGTTCAGTAAGAAATTTGTTAGACAAGAAGAAGGTCTGCTATTAACATCAACAGATGTTATCCTATAGGCAGATGAGCAGTGCTGCAATTCCATGCTAGCATTGCTGCGAGGAGTACACCACTTGAGTGTTACTGTCTCATAATCTGTACCTTCACGATATGTCTTAAGATGTGCAGTTTCTGATGGAATTCCTTTTAAAATTGCTGCATGAGCAGCTGCTGGATGGAATAGTTCAACATCGTAGTTTGCTGATGAACTTGCATTTTGCTCCTCTTTCATTGGTATACCAGTCACTGTGGTTGAGGCTAAGTCATAGTGTTTCAGCACCAGATTGCAAAGTTTTGGAGCTAAGGCAGTCCCACACTGGATGTTTGTGAACTCACAGGACACAATAGTAGACACATCTGGCCATGATTTGATCGGCATAGGGCATGGTGGACCCTCTGGCCACAAGTTGAGAATGACAAGGTCACAGTGATTGATTGCCATTAAATTATCTGTGGCAGCAGCATTCTTGTTCATGTACAATAAGGTTCCATGAAATTTTTCCTTGAtgttttttacctcttcctcaCTATCCAACTTGGTCACCAAAATAATTCTCCCTTTGTTCAGCACCTTGGTAGCATTCTCAGTGAGTGAAGTTCTCTTTTCATGCTGAACTGCTGAAGGTTTAGTCAGAGCCTCAATGGCTGCCTTAATACCTTTTATCAAATCCAGCTTGTTGCCCCCAATGTTTTTGGCTGGTCCAAGGGCCATGAATGCATTCATCAGGCTGGTTAAGCACTGGTCTTCCAGGTTCCATGAGGACAACTTGTGAACAGTTTTGTCAACTGCAATAAAGCGTATAAGGCGAGATCCTGGGAAGATGTCCCACACTATTCtgtagatgaaaaataaaaatatacaaataaaaatcataataagtatataaataacatattatcaCCCTTATCTTTACATGGTCAATAAGGAAAAGGCAAaatagtgtgagagagagagagagagagagagagagagagagagagagagagagagagagagagagagagagagagagagagagagagagagaagaagaaagaaagaaagaagcaatagacagtaacattatattttatatatatatatatatatatatattatatatactatatatatatatatatatatattatatatatattatatattatatatatatatataatactatatatattatatatatatatattatatattatattatatatatatatatatatattatataatatttatatatatattttatatctatatcttatatatatatatattattatatatcatatatatatcatatatatatatattatgattttatcttattattatatatttattatatatattatatatatatataaaatatattataattatatatatatatatataatattatatatctatatatatatatcttatatatcatatatatatattatatatatatatatatatctatatatatctataactataatataataatttatatatatatatatattataatatatatatatatttatatatatatatatatatatatatatatatatatatatatatatatatatatatatatatatattatatattatatatatatatttatatatatatatatataatttttactgtctatttgcttctctctttctttctttctctctctctctctctctctctctctctctctctctctctctctctctctctctctctctctctctctctctctctctctctctctctctctctctctcacactattTTGCCTTTTCCTTATTGACCATGTAAAGATAAGgtgatatatgttatttatatacttattatgatttttatttgtatatttttatttttcatctacaGAATAGTGTGGGACATCTTCCCAGGATCTCGCCTTATACGCTTTATTGCAGTTGACAAAACTGTTCACAAGTTGTCCTCATGGAACCTGGAAGACCAGTGCTTAACCAGCCTGATGAATGCATTCATGGCCCTTGGACCAGCCAAAAACATTGGGGGCAACAAGCTGGATTTGATAAAAGGTATTAAGGCAGCCATTGAGGCTCTGACTAAACCTTCAGCAGTTCAGCATGAAAAGAGAACTTCACTCACTGAGAATGCTACCAAGGTGCTGAACAAAGGGAGAATTATTTTGGTGACCAAGTTGGATAGTGAGGAAGAGTAAAAACATCAAGGAAAAATTTCATGGAACCTTATTGTACATGAACAAGAATGCTGCTGCCACAGATAATTTAATGGCAATCAATCACTGTGACCTTGTCATTCTCAACTTGTGGCCAGAGGGTCCACCATGCCCTATGCCGATCAAATCATGGCCAGATGTGTCTACTATTGTGTCCTGTGAGTTCACAAACATCCAGTGTGGGACTGCCTTAGCTCCAAAACTTTGCAATCTGGTGCTGAAACACTATGACTTAGCCTCAACCACAGTGACTGGTATACCAATGAAAGAGGACAAAATGCAAGTTCATCAGCAAACTACGATGTTGAACTATTCCATCCAGCAGCTGCTCATGCAGCATTTTAAAGGAATTCCATCAGAAACTGCACATCTTAAGACATATCGTGAAGGTACAGATTATGAGACAGTAACACTCAAGTGGTGTACTCCTCGCAGCAATGCTAGCATGGAATTGCAGCACTGCTCATCTGCCTATAGGATAACATCTGTTGATGTTAATAGCAGACCTTCTTCTTGTCTAACAAATTTCTTACTGAACGGACGATGGGTTATGTTGGAAATGCCACGCAAGTCAGGAAGTAAAGTCATATCACACATGCTGGCTTGCCATGGAGgagatatttatattcacactATGTACACTTCACGTAGTATACTGGAAGATCCACCGTCAATCAGTGAGGGATGTGGAGGCAGGGTTACTGACTACAGGATTCCTGATTTTGGAGAACTAATTAAAGCAAATAAATTAGCCCCATTTCCAGCACCCACATCAGAAAGTGAAGAGAGCTTGACACCACTTGAGCGGAGCAAAGAACAACTTAACAGACACACTAAGTACTGGCCAATAACATTGTCTTCAACATCACTTTTCAATTTGGGTCCTCAGATTGAACCTCTGGCAGCATTAATGCTAGAAGACAATCTAACAGAGGATGAAGTGGTTGAATGCAAGCAGGTGATTCTGTATCTGATGAACATGGAAGCTCGAGGagaccctctcccatctcccatggcagggcagagagggaagggaatgaaacGAGAGGACCAGTATAGGGCAGTGTGGGCAGAGCTTGAACAATACCTCCAGCTCCATCTTCATACTCCAGCACATGAAAAAGTTCTTGAATGCCTGATGGAATGTCACAACAAAGCTGCAACCCCAGAATACAAAGGAGATGAGAAAGTTGACATTGATCAGGCACTGAAGGAATTAGACGACTGTAACTATGTTGCAGATAGAGACAAGGCTGAGTTTGGGTCTGGTGGAGGAGGCAAACATACAGCAGGGGACCTCTCTTTAccagatagcaagagaagaagaacaatTCCACCTCCTCTAGCACCCATGGGCCGTAGCAGTGGAATGAACCTCCTCACATTATGGGAGAATAAAGTATCATCAGAAGAATCACGTCGTTGCTTGGAATTCCAGGGGAGACTTAAATCTGAGGATAATGTCACTAAACTCTATGTTAACctacaaaaagataaagataaagatgaagttccaagaaaaaagtaaaaacattttcAAGTAAGagtttaatgtttatttatatcataatttcccCAATTATTGTAGGTATAAAAgtgtattagttattatattcttttataaagtATTGTGAGTAGTCAGTGTTCAACATGcaactattatataaaatttttgcccACATGAGAAGCTATTTCTCTTGAGATGATTACTTTAGACTTCGATTTGATATGTCaccatttgtttgtatatatatatatatatatatatatatctttatataagaaatatgtaCAGCAagcagtttatatataaaaagatgtttttattttgtttgttttattatccattttcaacaaataatgagaatgaaagacaaagatCTTCCACATAAAGTTAAGTTAAATATACCGCAGACATAGACATAgttcaaaattaatttttaattttttcttagtgGTAGAAAACTTTTATTAGGTGTGATGTCCAGAGTCCAACTTATGCCTTGATATGACATCATTATTAATCCACTGATGCTGAAATGTATGcccatacatgccatgtccactgtgattttagtttgtTAATTTGCTCACACATAGATGGCCCCACAAGAACAtagtcatcaaggagtcaattactagttgTAGCTGATCTgatctatttacctttttccttgatttct
It encodes the following:
- the LOC119569302 gene encoding integrator complex subunit 13-like — encoded protein: MIFICIFLFFIYRIVWDIFPGSRLIRFIAVDKTVHKLSSWNLEDQCLTSLMNAFMALGPAKNIGGNKLDLIKGIKAAIEALTKPSAVQHEKRTSLTENATKVLNKGRIILVTKLDSEEEVKNIKEKFHGTLLYMNKNAAATDNLMAINHCDLVILNLWPEGPPCPMPIKSWPDVSTIVSCEFTNIQCGTALAPKLCNLVLKHYDLASTTVTGIPMKEEQNASSSANYDVELFHPAAAHAAILKGIPSETAHLKTYREGTDYETVTLKWCTPRSNASMELQHCSSAYRITSVDVNSRPSSCLTNFLLNGRWVMLEMPRKSGSKVISHMLACHGGDIYIHTMYTSRSILEDPPSISEGCGGRVTDYRIPDFGELIKANKLAPFPAPTSESEESLTPLERSKEQLNRHTKYWPITLSSTSLFNLGPQIEPLAALMLEDNLTEDEVVECKQVILYLMNMEARGDPLPSPMAGQRGKGMKREDQYRAVWAELEQYLQLHLHTPAHEKVLECLMECHNKAATPEYKGDEKVDIDQALKELDDCNYVADRDKAEFGSGGGGKHTAGDLSLPDSKRRRTIPPPLAPMGRSSGMNLLTLWENKVSSEESRRCLEFQGRLKSEDNVTKLYVNLQKDKDKDEVPRKK